One Nitrosomonas sp. PY1 DNA window includes the following coding sequences:
- a CDS encoding transglycosylase SLT domain-containing protein — protein sequence MDKTTLPHTPQNTKPKPKRRRVATIRNNHSDYKNDHPRKRNQKIQPIGLKKKIWLTIIEMISLSVTAIFAIIMLLGHSASRLSGTSFWNNLLPFAVGILGLIVTASIFLVGWWKLKKWLNQHSEFLSPTLSLALMLMVSWLITHDQVTLAYGHFRTLVGGKAEVGRITISHQVYAAYRRHDSAQLQKMIDRSQEFRRAIEEAARSFNIDVNLLRGIAATESSFIPRNSNDGGKGLFQITRIPTPVIAEAQKGLGLEKINLKNDRHNAFVAAATFKHYLAEMNNDLFLGLLAYNIGPANGGLRFIMQQYGATDFITIQPYLQTLPRDYPIRVLAYSLAFRIWDKKGKLLAYEEGNNAIHIQRIGIPGLSIGL from the coding sequence ATGGATAAAACAACACTGCCGCATACCCCCCAAAATACCAAACCAAAGCCAAAGCGTAGGCGTGTCGCAACCATACGAAACAATCATAGCGATTACAAAAACGATCATCCGAGAAAAAGAAACCAAAAAATACAACCCATTGGGCTAAAAAAGAAAATATGGCTAACTATCATCGAAATGATCAGCTTGAGCGTCACCGCTATTTTTGCCATTATCATGCTGCTTGGCCACTCCGCCAGTCGCCTCTCGGGTACTAGCTTTTGGAACAACCTATTACCGTTTGCAGTCGGTATATTAGGCTTAATCGTGACAGCAAGTATTTTTCTGGTCGGTTGGTGGAAATTAAAAAAATGGCTTAACCAGCACTCGGAATTTCTCAGCCCGACTCTATCGTTGGCATTAATGCTGATGGTTTCCTGGTTGATAACGCATGATCAAGTTACATTAGCTTACGGTCATTTTCGCACATTGGTTGGCGGCAAGGCAGAAGTAGGACGCATAACGATTTCGCATCAAGTGTATGCAGCTTACCGCCGGCATGATTCAGCACAATTACAAAAAATGATTGATCGTTCACAAGAATTCCGACGGGCAATTGAAGAAGCGGCTCGTTCTTTTAACATTGATGTCAATCTGTTACGCGGCATTGCCGCGACGGAATCATCTTTTATTCCACGTAACAGCAACGACGGTGGCAAAGGATTGTTTCAAATTACCAGAATTCCAACTCCAGTTATTGCAGAAGCCCAAAAAGGTCTCGGCTTAGAAAAAATTAATTTGAAAAATGATCGCCACAATGCTTTTGTCGCTGCCGCCACATTCAAACATTACTTGGCAGAAATGAATAACGACCTGTTTCTGGGACTACTGGCCTATAACATCGGCCCTGCAAACGGAGGATTACGGTTTATCATGCAACAATACGGAGCCACCGACTTCATCACGATACAACCGTATTTGCAAACGCTACCGCGTGATTATCCTATCCGAGTTCTTGCTTATTCTCTGGCATTTCGTATTTGGGATAAAAAAGGCAAATTACTTGCATATGAAGAAGGTAATAATGCCATTCACATTCAACGTATTGGCATTCCAGGATTGAGTATTGGTTTGTAG